The following are encoded together in the Salvia hispanica cultivar TCC Black 2014 chromosome 6, UniMelb_Shisp_WGS_1.0, whole genome shotgun sequence genome:
- the LOC125197411 gene encoding QWRF motif-containing protein 4-like, whose product MDVYEEDQAIHKQSADDRARLPLVSTENKNGVTRSRYRSSSPTKHWTPSTSTHATSAKRAISAERNRPSRPSSPRSPSTPIQDTSAGLLLAPRKVAGNKMPEALWPSTTRSPNVSLQPDTFFSPVRKKEKPVSYIPERKQTPLEGKSSAYQSENSKPVDSLYPRMVDQHRWPSTTAGKVYTSNDMFDKQSLDKITVSSKSIELANKTIEASPSSRSETGTVILTRGVDVADKTSKTSSLFRPETGSPSLERLSLDGTSDHNRSIDVADKTSSPSSLSSYGTGTPSHRRLSQDVSAVLNRGIEYQDKKNKTSLSPTLGRGTSTHSIRRIPLDGSHVPNQSINLVGRSRTTKTLSSTCTETGTPSPKIVSLDEKSELMVKSTNDLLVSCDENGRALVNECSVDDCSTPIARSDSASSSDRTQMSNSAMKHMAAPALGLLSTVSKWIIPTRGKAVNSSGGSSPARKRPSSPARKRPSSPSWIRPSSPTRKLPSAASVFSFLTDIKHGKKAKHIEDVHNLRLLYNRLLQWRYANARSDDALHSQKVKTEKVLSSVWMEIVAVWDSIIEKKIEIQQLKLKLKLYTILDNQICGLEEWKSTEMDHISSLSWAIEDLQAGTVLVPVIRGARGSIQKIKEAVSLAVDVMQAMGSSLRSVLLKVNRMHSLASDLADVVTEGRAIFDEYESLLIFITELQVEESSLRSHLLQMKQARSNVETSIYGY is encoded by the exons ATGGATGTATATGAAGAGGACCAAGCAATACATAAGCAATCTGCAGATGATAGAGCAAGACTACCACTGGTGTCCACCGAGAACAAGAATGGAGTCACTCGTTCGAGGTACAGGTCGTCTTCCCCCACGAAACACTGGACACCATCAACCTCAACTCATGCAACATCAGCAAAGAGGGCTATATCAGCTGAAAGGAATCGCCCCTCTAGACCATCATCACCTCGATCTCCATCAACCCCAATTCAGGATACATCTGCAGGATTGTTGTTGGCACCAAGAAAGGTAGCCGGCAACAAGATGCCAGAGGCCTTATGGCCTTCAACAACGCGGAGCCCGAATGTTTCTTTACAGCCTGATACATTTTTTAGTCCtgtaagaaagaaagaaaaaccgGTTTCTTATATTCCAGAAAGGAAGCAAACTCCACTTGAAGGTAAGAGTTCTGCTTATCAATCTGAGAATTCTAAACCTGTTGATAGTTTGTATCCGCGTATGGTGGACCAACATCGATGGCCAAGCACAACTGCCGGGAAAGTGTACACAAGTAATGACATGTTTGATAAGCAAAGCCTGGATAAGATCACTGTTTCAAGTAAAAGTATTGAACTGGCTAATAAGACAATCGAAGCTTCACCTTCATCCCGTTCAGAAACAGGCACCGTTATTCTTACTAGAGGTGTTGATGTTGCTGATAAGACCAGCAAAACTTCATCTTTATTTCGTCCGGAAACAGGTTCACCTTCCCTCGAGAGACTATCCCTGGACGGAACATCTGATCATAACAGAAGTATCGATGTGGCTGACAAGACAAGCAGCCCCTCATCTTTATCCTCTTATGGAACAGGTACACCTTCCCATAGAAGACTATCTCAGGATGTCAGTGCGGTGCTGAACAGAGGTATTGAATATCaagataagaaaaacaaaacttcATTGTCTCCCACTTTGGGAAGAGGTACATCTACTCATTCAATTAGGAGAATACCTCTGGATGGCAGCCATGTTCCAAATCAAAGTATAAATTTGGTTGGTAGGAGTAGAACTACAAAAACTTTATCTTCAACTTGTACAGAAACAGGTACACCTTCTCCTAAGATAGTATCTCTGGATGAGAAAAGTGAACTTATGGTCAAATCTACTAATGATTTGCTAGTATCTTGTGATGAGAATGGAAGAGCATTGGTTAATGAGTGCTCAGTTGATGATTGTTCTACACCAATTGCAAGGTCTGATTCTGCAAGTTCATCAGATAGAACACAGATGTCAAATTCTGCCATGAAACATATGGCTGCTCCAGCTCTTGGATTGCTATCTACTGTGTCTAAATGGATCATTCCCACTCGAGGAAAGGCTGTCAATTCCTCTGGAGGATCCAGCCCTGCTCGGAAAAGACCATCCAGCCCTGCTCGGAAAAGACCATCCAGCCCCTCTTGGATAAGACCATCCAGCCCCACCAGGAAACTTCCGAGTGCAGCTTcagtttttagttttcttacAGATATCAAACATGGAAAGAAGGCTAAGCACATTGAAGATGTCCATAACTTGCGCCTTTTATACAATAGACTCTTGCAATGGCGATATGCAAATGCTCGGAGTGATGATGCATTGCATTCTCAGAAAGTAAAAACGGAG AAAGTGTTGTCCAGTGTGTGGATGGAAATAGTTGCTGTTTGGGACTCAATAATAGAGAAAAAGATTGAGATTCAGCAATTGAAGCTCAAGTTGAAGCTTTACACAATTTTGGACAATCAA ATTTGTGGACTTGAAGAGTGGAAATCAACTGAAATGGATCATATTAGCTCATTAAGTTGGGCCATAGAGGATCTACAAGCTGGCACAGTTCTTGTTCCGGTCATAAGAGGAGCAAGG GGTAGCattcaaaaaattaaggaGGCTGTAAGCTTGGCTGTTGATGTGATGCAGGCAATGGGGTCCTCCTTACGTTCCGTTCTCTTGAAG GTTAATAGGATGCACTCCTTGGCATCTGACCTTGCTGATGTAGTAACAGAGGGAAGAGCTATCTTTGATGAATATGAATCATTGTTGATCTTCATAACTGAATTACAG gTGGAAGAATCCAGCCTTAGGAGCCATTTACTACAGATGAAACAAGCTCGGAGCAACGTTGAAACATCGATATATGGGTATTAA
- the LOC125193082 gene encoding calcineurin subunit B-like has protein sequence MGNSSSMLTQYDIEEVQEHCNNTFSQQEIVSLYQRFCQLDRNGGGFISADEFMTVPEFAVNPLSQRLLRMLDGLNFKEFVLFLSAFSSRASLQLKVEFIFKVYDSDGNGKVSFNDVLDILRDLTGQFIAEHQREHVLTQVLEEAGYTKDSLLVPADFMKILGSSDLKMEVEVPVD, from the exons ATGGGCAACAGCTCATCCATGCTCACTCAGTACGACATTGAAGAGGTCCAAGAACACTGCAACAACACCT ttTCCCAGCAGGAGATAGTTTCACTATACCAGAGGTTCTGCCAGCTGGACAGGAACGGAGGCGGCTTCATCTCCGCCGATGAGTTTATGACTGTGCCTGAATTTGCAGTCAATCCCCTCTCCCAG AGACTGTTAAGGATGCTGGATGGGCTAAATTTCAAGGAATTTGTATTATTTCTATCTGCCTTTAGTTCTCGAGCAAGCTTGCAGCTGAAAGTTGAAT TTATTTTTAAGGTTTACGATTCTGATGGTAACGGAAAGGTTAGTTTCAATGATGTTCTGGACATATTGCGGGATTTAACAGGTCAATTTATAGCTGAACATCAGAGAGAG CACGTTCTTACCCAAGTTCTTGAGGAAGCAGGCTACACAAAAGATTCTCTATTAGTTCCAGCTGATTTCATGAAG ATCCTGGGAAGTTCTGATTTGAAGATGGAAGTTGAAGTTCCAGTAGATTAG
- the LOC125196101 gene encoding uncharacterized protein LOC125196101 isoform X1, whose amino-acid sequence MCGNPMGDDDDTLSEICALKDALCAQQELLQKLYSDLDAEREASASAASEALAVILRLQGEKAAVQMEADHYKRLSEEKICHAEESLAMIEDTVYQKEMEVAALDYQLQAYRSKLLSVGCDEHGFGGETSRIGRRHSLPISCRGEKDLVCGDVEGKVVEEMCLDSGKKIDGYWEKIRRLDERVKEIAGGSSSSRSETRSPSSSLASRLSRGSSCDPTRDTGSSCQPNRMMDGIGEAKSSGGVAADGSCSTSIHDVFEVPQADERCESMEKDEIKILEKEDVVFPEAVKMARDEPKWFKNVLQSSQVSDVECGLVVVPAATSIAQFHMTMSQVGGRSEIMEDDRSVRCSSREEELKLLHELKEKVNLLHDEIRSLKGKKPSPVRKEEKEETSLAMALLAEAMLSFWL is encoded by the exons ATGTGTGGGAATCCGAtgggtgatgatgatgatactTTGTCTGAGATTTGTGCACTAAAAGATGCACTATGTGCTCAGCAGGAGCTTCTGCAGAAGCTCTACAGTGATTTGGATGCAGAGAGGGAGGCCTCTGCCTCTGCCGCCAGCGAGGCCTTGGCCGTGATCCTCCGGCTTCAGGGCGAGAAGGCCGCGGTGCAGATGGAGGCCGACCATTACAAGAGGCTCTCAGAGGAGAAGATATGCCATGCTGAGGAATCTCTAGCTATGATTGAAGATACAGTTTATCAGAAGGAAATGGAGGTGGCTGCATTGGACTATCAACTGCAGGCTTATAGGTCTAAGTTGTTGAGCGTTGGTTGTGATGAACATGGCTTTGGTGGGGAGACGAGCCGCATTGGGAGAAGGCATTCTTTGCCCATTTCGTGTAGGGGGGAGAAGGATCTGGTTTGTGGTGATGTGGAGGGGAAGGTGGTTGAGGAAATGTGTTTGGATTCGGGGAAAAAGATTGATGGCTATTGGGAGAAGATTAGGAGGTTGGATGAGAGGGTGAAGGAGATTGCAGGAGGAAGTTCTTCTTCTAGGAGTGAGACACGGTCTCCCTCTTCATCGTTAGCTTCACGTCTGAGTAGGGGGAGTTCATGTGATCCAACGAGGGACACTGGCAGTTCGTGTCAGCCAAACAGGATGATGGATGGAATTGGTGAGGCTAAGAGTTCAGGCGGTGTAGCTGCTGATGGTTCTTGTTCAACGAGCATTCATGACGTGTTTGAAGTTCCACAAGCTGATGAGAGGTGTGAATCAATGGAGAAAGATGAAATCAAGATACTTGAAAAGGAAGATGTTGTTTTTCCAGAGGCTGTGAAGATGGCTAGAGATGAGCCCAAGTGGTTTAAGAATGTGTTGCAGTCGAGCCAAGTGAGTGATGTGGAGTGCGGTTTGGTAGTTGTGCCTGCTGCAACGAGCATTGCTCAGTTCCATATGACGATGAGTCAAGTTGGTGGGAGATCAGAGATTATGGAAGATGACAGATCGGTAAGATGTAGTAGCAGAGAAGAAGAACTGAAATTGTTGCATGAGCTTAAAGAGAAAGTGAATTTGTTGCATGATGAGATCAGGAGTTTGAAGGGGAAGAAACCATCCCCTGttagaaaagaagaaaaagaagagacgTCCTTGGCTATGGCTCTTCTCGCAGAG GCAATGCTTTCCTTTTGGCTGTGA
- the LOC125196101 gene encoding probable myosin-binding protein 6 isoform X2, with protein sequence MCGNPMGDDDDTLSEICALKDALCAQQELLQKLYSDLDAEREASASAASEALAVILRLQGEKAAVQMEADHYKRLSEEKICHAEESLAMIEDTVYQKEMEVAALDYQLQAYRSKLLSVGCDEHGFGGETSRIGRRHSLPISCRGEKDLVCGDVEGKVVEEMCLDSGKKIDGYWEKIRRLDERVKEIAGGSSSSRSETRSPSSSLASRLSRGSSCDPTRDTGSSCQPNRMMDGIGEAKSSGGVAADGSCSTSIHDVFEVPQADERCESMEKDEIKILEKEDVVFPEAVKMARDEPKWFKNVLQSSQVSDVECGLVVVPAATSIAQFHMTMSQVGGRSEIMEDDRSEFEGEETIPC encoded by the exons ATGTGTGGGAATCCGAtgggtgatgatgatgatactTTGTCTGAGATTTGTGCACTAAAAGATGCACTATGTGCTCAGCAGGAGCTTCTGCAGAAGCTCTACAGTGATTTGGATGCAGAGAGGGAGGCCTCTGCCTCTGCCGCCAGCGAGGCCTTGGCCGTGATCCTCCGGCTTCAGGGCGAGAAGGCCGCGGTGCAGATGGAGGCCGACCATTACAAGAGGCTCTCAGAGGAGAAGATATGCCATGCTGAGGAATCTCTAGCTATGATTGAAGATACAGTTTATCAGAAGGAAATGGAGGTGGCTGCATTGGACTATCAACTGCAGGCTTATAGGTCTAAGTTGTTGAGCGTTGGTTGTGATGAACATGGCTTTGGTGGGGAGACGAGCCGCATTGGGAGAAGGCATTCTTTGCCCATTTCGTGTAGGGGGGAGAAGGATCTGGTTTGTGGTGATGTGGAGGGGAAGGTGGTTGAGGAAATGTGTTTGGATTCGGGGAAAAAGATTGATGGCTATTGGGAGAAGATTAGGAGGTTGGATGAGAGGGTGAAGGAGATTGCAGGAGGAAGTTCTTCTTCTAGGAGTGAGACACGGTCTCCCTCTTCATCGTTAGCTTCACGTCTGAGTAGGGGGAGTTCATGTGATCCAACGAGGGACACTGGCAGTTCGTGTCAGCCAAACAGGATGATGGATGGAATTGGTGAGGCTAAGAGTTCAGGCGGTGTAGCTGCTGATGGTTCTTGTTCAACGAGCATTCATGACGTGTTTGAAGTTCCACAAGCTGATGAGAGGTGTGAATCAATGGAGAAAGATGAAATCAAGATACTTGAAAAGGAAGATGTTGTTTTTCCAGAGGCTGTGAAGATGGCTAGAGATGAGCCCAAGTGGTTTAAGAATGTGTTGCAGTCGAGCCAAGTGAGTGATGTGGAGTGCGGTTTGGTAGTTGTGCCTGCTGCAACGAGCATTGCTCAGTTCCATATGACGATGAGTCAAGTTGGTGGGAGATCAGAGATTATGGAAGATGACAGATCG GAGTTTGAAGGGGAAGAAACCATCCCCTGttag